In the genome of Amphiura filiformis chromosome 4, Afil_fr2py, whole genome shotgun sequence, one region contains:
- the LOC140151213 gene encoding protein PERCC1-like, whose product MAVTNMSNMTMNFLPPGYPIPNHNMMDFDGFSPDHQASFEDSESESNFTSDEFDSECAEDIHHPFVPYQAHIEPEPDIAQQLLHFADMVNKDIQKFFGKRKAIDDVDDDIKDRFASGKSGRELYYADLLKVAQQGDNNLDSSPQPKKQSERIIISNKDGCWDKKLGPLGELFEYASAANRTNTLHQSNWNEHQTDKQRTTIPWRKRSLPRSFFMEPQTEQRSRHGLTQDPPDFSDLMAAAADD is encoded by the coding sequence ATGGCAGTGACAAACATGTCCAATATGACAATGAATTTTCTACCACCCGGTTATCCGATTCCAAACCATAACATGATGGATTTTGATGGATTTTCGCCAGATCATCAAGCAAGCTTTGAAGACAGTGAAAGTGAATCTAATTTTACATCTGACGAATTTGATTCTGAATGCGCTGAAGATATTCATCATCCTTTTGTGCCTTATCAAGCGCATATAGAACCAGAACCAGACATAGCACAACAGCTGCTTCATTTTGCTGACATGGTGAATAAAGACATCCAAAAGTTTTTCGGTAAAAGGAAAGcgattgatgatgttgatgatgacatCAAAGACAGATTTGCATCTGGTAAATCTGGTCGTGAATTGTATTACGCAGATTTGCTTAAAGTAGCGCAGCAAGGTGATAATAATTTAGATTCGAGCCCACAACCAAAGAAACAATCTGAAAGAATCATAATTAGCAATAAAGACGGGTGCTGGGATAAGAAACTTGGTCCATTAGGGGAACTTTTTGAGTACGCATCAGCTGCAAACCGAACGAACACATTACATCAGTCAAATTGGAATGAACATCAGACCGACAAACAAAGAACTACCATTCCTTGGCGTAAGCGTTCTTTACCAAGGAGCTTCTTCATGGAACCTCAGACCGAACAACGCAGTAGACATGGTTTAACTCAAGATCCTCCTGATTTTAGTGACTTAATGGCAGCCGCGGCGGATGATTGA
- the LOC140149578 gene encoding zinc transporter ZIP12-like has protein sequence MQGFEDPYSPKAFTAGNSFEVIDDANDIPEFNDFDNLEKYSVPPPPPPDEKPKTQDTNEIKVDAENDIKVDAENDMTICTVQKSSNNAKSPSSGPYMTDTLEGRILEESKRAMMHDSTSTTFSFLRGMQSTSVLVLISDAIHNLADGIAIGVGFTLDGYVGSSITIAVFCHELPHEIGDFSVLLKHGMSFRTAFFWSIVSNIFGFLGLYIGIALGSNQALHQWIFAGTAGLFLYISLVDLMPEITHDPNGFNCPACFMHNVGLILGWTLMMVLAYFEETMKLQ, from the exons ATGCAGGGATTTGAGGACCCATATAGTCCTAAGGCATTCACAGCAGGCAATAGTTTTGAAGTCATCGATGACGCAAACGACATACCAGAGTTTAATGACTTCGACAATCTAGAGAAATATTCTGTTCCTCCGCCACCACCACCAGATGAAAAACCGAAAACTCAAGATACCAATGAAATCAAAGTTGATGCCGAAAATGACATCAAAGTTGATGCAGAAAATGACATGACCATTTGTACAGTA cAGAAATCTTCGAATAATGCGAAGAGTCCATCATCCGGACCTTATATGACGGACACGCTAGAAGGTAGAATTCTTGAAGAAAGCAAGAGAGCAATGATGCATGATAGCACATCCACAACTTTCAGCTTTTTGAGAG GTATGCAATCCACATCAGTACTCGTTCTTATTAGTGACGCTATTCATAATCTCGCAGACGGTATAGCTATCGGTGTAGGGTTCACATTGGATGGTTACGTGGGGTCGTCTATTACTATTGCAGTATTTTGTCATGAGTTGCCCCATGAAATAG GTGACTTTTCAGTGCTATTAAAGCATGGTATGAGTTTTCGTACAGCATTCTTCTGGAGTATTGTGAGTAATATATTTGGATTCCTGGGTCTGTACATTGGCATAGCATTAGGATCAAACCAAGCTCTTCATCAGTGGATATTTGCTGGTACTGCTGGATTGTTTTTGTATATTTCCTTAGTGGACTTG ATGCCAGAGATAACACACGacccaaatggctttaattgtcCTGCTTGTTTCATGCACAATGTTGGATTGATTTTAGGTTGGACACTTATGATGGTGCTTGCATATTTTGAAGAGACAATGAAACTACAGTAG